The proteins below come from a single Papaver somniferum cultivar HN1 chromosome 11, ASM357369v1, whole genome shotgun sequence genomic window:
- the LOC113322462 gene encoding protein IQ-DOMAIN 1-like: protein MGAPGKWLRTLVGIKKQEKSSQSSETNENKKTSGARFWHRRRNTVDFIGDGLKDEFVEDAAPVTSDPNIQSSTSDIASSPASVLQVQVQSVAQVQENSREELAATRIQTAFRGFLARRALKALKGLVRLQALVRGHAVRKQAAVTLRCMQALVRVQARVRARRVRVALESQMTQQNIQQQPVHETRVRQIEEGWCDSVGTVEAIQLKIIKRQEAAAKRERAMAYAMSHQWQAGSRQQMVSTGFEPDKSNWGWNWLERWMAVRPWENRFGDINLKDGVTGHETESPEETNVTIPKFRSANRKNIAPNLHPNLVSIKTSASQFPDGGGSSSSGSPTLSGKPNPNKPSGEEPGEEANSRPSELGPRSNSNPKERPSLQNSKAKKRMSLPNSGLGGQKTKNPSRAITNNTAQNGLKKPIKETSKLVRRSDPKASNPGSSQGVLIAK from the exons AAAAAAACATCTGGTGCTCGTTTTTGGCACCGAAGAAGGAACACTGTCGACTTTATTGGTGATGGTCTTAAAGACGAGTTTGTTGAGGACGCAGCTCCTGTAACTAGTGATCCCAATATCCAGTCATCAACATCTGATATTGCGAGCTCTCCTGCTAGTGTACTTCAAGTCCAAGTACAATCTGTTGCTCAGGTTCAGGAGAATAGTCGAGAGGAATTGGCTGCTACTCGCATCCAGACAGCTTTTAGAGGGTTTCTG GCTAGACGAGCTCTGAAAGCTTTGAAAGGATTGGTGAGACTTCAGGCCCTTGTGAGAGGCCATGCTGTCAGAAAACAAGCTGCAGTAACTCTACGTTGCATGCAAGCTCTGGTGAGGGTTCAGGCTCGTGTTCGTGCAAGGCGTGTTCGCGTGGCTTTGGAAAGTCAGATGACGCAACAAAATATTCAGCAACAACCTGTTCACGAGACTCGGGTTCGTCAGATCGAG GAAGGGTGGTGTGACAGTGTTGGTACGGTTGAAGCTATTCAGTTGAAGATAATAAAGAGGCAAGAAGCTGCAGCCAAGCGTGAGAGAGCTATGGCCTATGCCATGTCGCATCAG TGGCAGGCTGGATCAAGGCAGCAAATGGTTTCCACTGGGTTTGAACCCGATAAAAGCAACTGGGGTTGGAACTGGTTAGAGAGATGGATGGCTGTTCGTCCATGGGAGAATCGATTTGGTGACATTAATCTTAAAGATGGAGTTACTGGCCATGAGACGGAATCACCTGAGGAAACAAATGTAACCATCCCGAAGTTCAGATCCGCCAACAGGAAAAACATTGCGCCAAACCTTCATCCAAATTTAGTATCCATCAAAACCAGCGCATCTCAATTCCCAGATGGAGGTGGTTCATCATCCAGCGGGTCACCTACTTTGTCTGGCAAGCCCAATCCTAACAAGCCTTCTGGAGAAGAGCCAGGTGAAGAAGCCAACTCTCGTCCATCTGAGCTTGGACCAAGATCCAACAGCAATCCTAAAGAGAGACCCTCACTGCAAAATTCCAAAGCAAAAAAACGCATGTCCCTACCAAACAGCG GTCTTGGGGGACAAAAGACCAAGAATCCTAGCAGAGCAATTACCAACAACACGGCACAAAATGGGCTGAAGAAGCCAATCAAGGAAACCTCTAAGCTGGTCCGAAGAAGTGATCCAAAAGCATCAAATCCCGGTTCTTCTCAGGGAGTTTTGATTGCCAAATGA